TAGAAAGAATGGAAAATCGCCCCTCAAAAGAAATTTACGAAACCCAAGAAAAATTATTAAAAGTAAGGGAAAGATTTAGCGAAATATTTGCCAATTATCCCCATAAAATATTAAAAATTGATGCCAAGGAAAATCAAAATACCATTCATCAAACCATTGTTAATTATTTGGAAACATGGAACAAATAGAATTACTTGAGGCAGGATTACTAATATTTGTTAATCTTTTTAAATTGATACTAGAGGCGATCGCCCTTTTATGTGTAGTATGGGGACTTATCAAAACCATACAATTAGCCATAAGAGTTAACCGTCACCATCGTCGCCATAAATTCACCAAAATTCGCCTAGAATTTGGAATGTGGTTAGTGTTAGCCCTCGAATTTCAACTAGGCGCTGATATTGTCGCCACTACCCTTAACTCTGACTTTGCTTCCCTCGGAAAACTGGTCATAATTGCGATCGTCAGAACCGTATTAAACTACTTTCTCACCAAAGAATTAGATCACGACATACAAAAATCCAGACAGAATGAATTACCAAACATTAATTAAATATTGATTAATTATTGCATGAAATATAATTGAATCATACTAAAAATTCAGACTTCAAAATATTTTTACCGTTGCCTGTTCCCTGTTCCCTATTCCCCACCTAAATAAGAAATCATATCTAAAATCAGCAACGCCCCTCAAATTAATCCACCGTTTCATAATCTCCCGTAATAGTCTCATCCTGATCATAATCAAAATCAAACTCCGCATCCCCCCCAGAAATCTGGCTCAAACCACTAAGAATTTCATCCTCAATACTCTTAAACTCAGGATCAGCATCATCATCAGCATCCAAAGACTCGAACATCGTTTCTCCAGAAGGTTCCGCCCCCATTTCAGGAGACTGGGAAACACTTTCATAGGCTTTTGCCCCCAAGCCGATAATGGTCTCTCTCAAGTCAGCAATCATCGCCTCAATGCGCTTGACAGGCACATCAGGGGATTCAATGGCATCAGCAATATCAACTTTTTTCTGGTTAATCTCATCCTGAACATTATCACCAACTAGAAAAGGATTTTTTTCCAAACTCAACTCATAACTGTAGAGTAAGCTGTCTAGTTGCTTTTTAATTTCCACCAATTCCACCCGACGACGATCCGCAGAAGCGAATTCTTGAGCTTCTCGACGCATAGCCTCGATTTCTTGGGCATCTAAAGAACCAGTATTACTAATCACAATCCCCTGCTCAATGCCCGTACCTTTATCCCGCGCACTCACCTTGAGAATACCGTCGGCATCAATATCAAAAGATACCTCGATTTGAGGCACACCTCGAGGGGCAGGGGGAATACCTGTCAACAGAAATTTACCCAAACTCTTATTATCCTTGACCATGGAGCGTTCCCCCTGCAATACATGGACTTCCACAGAAGTTTGTCCATCCACGGCGGTGGAAAATACTTGGGTGCGACTGGTGGGAATAGTGGTATTACGTTCAATAATTTTGGTAAAAACTTCCCCCAAGGTTTCCAAACCGAGGGATAGGGGAGTAACATCCAATAATAATAGATTGCGCACTTCCCCACCTAATACACCCCCTTGTACAGCAGCTCCAAGGGCTACGGCTTCGTCAGGGTTGATGGAACGGTCTATGGGAATACCTGTACCAAAAAACTCCTCAATTTTGGCAGAGATGGCAGGGGTACGGGTAGAACCTCCCACCAATACCACCCGATGGATCTGTTCTTTGCTTAGTTCTGAGTCTGCCAATGCCCTTTGCATAGGGGGAACTATCTCCTCTACCAAGGGGGCAATTAGTTCTTCTAAATGAGGACGGGATAGTTCTAGTTCTAAATGTTTGGGCCCGTTATCATCGGCGGTAATAAAGGGCAAATTAATGGAGGTTTCCATGAGGTTGGATAGCTCAATCTTAGCTTTTTCGGCGGCTTCTCTCAGCCTTTGCAATGCCATTTTATCGGTACTAAGATCAATGCCTTCTTGTTCTTTAAATTTTTCGATTAACCAATCAACAATAATGCCATCAAAATCATCCCCTCCCAACTGGTTATTTCCCGAAGTGGAAACCACCTCAAAGATACCGTTACCTAGTTGCAAGACTGAAACATCAAAGGTACCACCCCCAAGGTCAAACACCAACACATATTGATCTTGATCTTGTTTATCTAAACCATAGGCAAGGGCAGCGGCGGTAGGCTCGTTGATAATCCGCATCACTTCCAATCCAGCAATGGTTCCTGCGTCTTTGGTCGCCTGTCTTTGGGCATCGGTGAAGTAGGCTGGTACGGTGATTACTGCTTGGCTGACGGGTTCTCCTAAAAATGTTTCTGCGTCGGTTTTGAGTTTTTGCAGAATCATGGAGGAGATTTCTTGGGGAGTATAGCTTTTATCCTGTATTTGCACATCTACGGTATCATCTTTACCTTTGACACACTTGTAGGTTACTCGGGTGCGATCGTGATCACTATCAGACCATCTGCGACCGATAAATCGCTTAATACTGTAAACGGTATTTTCAGCGTTGGTGACGGCTTGACGTTTGGCAAGTTGCCCCACTAAGCGCTGGGTACCTTTGCCAAAGCCGACAATACTGGGGGTGGTTCTTGAACCCTCTTGATTATTAATAATTAAGGGTTTTCCCCCTTCTAACACTGCGACACAACTATTTGTTGTTCCTAAGTCGATTCCGATTACTTTTCCCATAACTGACAGCAGTTGCGATTTTTTTTTATTCTATGGTGGTCTTGATTTGGATGGCTTCTAACAGGATACCCTAGGATTATCAATTGTCATCAATGATTGTTTTCAAAACAATTATTTTTGATGTTTAATACTCTAATTTAAGTTTAATTGATTTTATTCTAATAGATTTATTTATATAGAGCCAAACTTGGCTCCTGTTTTAGTATCCTGACAATAATTTGTTTTAATTATCTCCATTATCTGGAGTTGCTTCCTTTGGCTCGTCTTCTCCGGGGGCTGCCACTTTCACCATAGCGTAACGCAATACTTCGTCATTGAGTAAATAACCTCTGACTAATTGTTCTATTACTGTGCCTTCGGGATATTCATTGGTGGGTTCCCTGAGCATGGCTTCTTGATAGTTGGGATCGAAAGGTTGTCCTTCTGGACGCATGGCGGAGACACCTAATTTTTTGAGGCTTTCTACAAAGGTTTTGTAAACTCCTTGATAGCTTTTATGGATTGCCATTTCTCCGTCACTATTGGGTTTAATTTGAGTTCTAGCTCTTTCAAAGTTATCTACGACGGCTAGTAGTTCGCCGATGGTTCTTTTTTTCACCAAGGTTTCTTGCTCTTCTTTTTCTTTGGCGGTGCGACGACGGAAGTTATCAAAGTCGGCAGTTAGCCTCATGAATTGACCTTGGATGCTCTTGGTTTGTTCTTTTTGGTATTCTAGTTGTTGATTGAGGTTGGCTATTTCTTCTTGTAAAAGGGCGATCGCCTTTAAACTCTCATCTTCTTGATCGTCAACATCTTCAGAAGATTCTTTTTCTTCTTGCTCTGGGGAGGTTTGAGCCTCAGAAGAGGTATTATCATCAACTTCCGCAGAGGAAACTTCGTTGGATTCTTCTGCCAAAACTTCAGACTCATTCACAGAAGCACTATCAGCAGAGTCTGCGCCTTGATTTTCTTCTATACTTTCTTGTTCTTTAATTTCCTGATCCAATTCCATATAATTGTTTGTTTCAGTCATAGCTAACTGCGATAAAATTTATTTGATAGTTATTAATAATTGTAACTAATTATCGGTATTTCGTTAAGTTCGGGAACCCAGAAACCGATTATTTTTAAATAAGGGGAGAGCAATCAATTTGAGTGCTCGAAAAAAGTGAATTACCCCCTCGAGTTTGAAACCTGAAGCCTAACCACACCGATGATTGTTAGCTAAGCTAAGGTTAAGATAAAATAAAACGAACAATACTGTTATCCATAGGCAAATTATGACCCGTAGCTATTATTTTGATTCTGAAACCAAAAAAAGTTTTGAATTACCAGGAGCAAAACCCCATTATAATCCAGATCGCTACGGACAAGTACAACACATTTTTCTTGATTTAGCATTAGATATAACAGCCCAAAAATTTGCTGGTACTTGTAATATTACCCTTACTCCCATTCGTCAAAATATTCAGCAATTAACCCTTGATGCCGTTGATCTGGAAATAGAATCAATATTGATTGATAGTGTCAGTCAACCCTTTGATTATGACGGAGAAATTTTAACCATCAATTTACTACAGCCTACCACCACAAAAGACTTAGTAATTAGTATTAAATATAGTAAAGAAAAACCCCAAAGAGGATTATATTTTATCGCCCCTGACCAACACTATCCCCATAAACCCAGTCAAGTCTGGACTCAAGGAGAAGACGAGGATTCCCGTTACTGGTTCCCTTGTTTTGACTACCCAGGGCAGTTGGCAACCTCAGAAATTAAAGTAAAAGTTCCTGCGGATTATACTGCTATTTCTAACGGAGAATTAGTGGCAGTTCAAGAAGTAGAAAATAGTAAAATATATCATTGGTTACAGCCTCAAGTTCACCCTACCTATTTAATGACTTTAGCAGTGGGTAAATTTGCCAAAATTGAGGATAAATGGCAAGATATTCCTGTAGATTATTATGTAGAAAAAGGGCAAGAAAAAGAGGCTCAAATTAGTATGGGAAAAACTCCCAGAATGATTGAGTTTTTTAGTCATAAATATGGTTATAGCTATCCCTTTTCTAAGTATGCGCAAGTGTGCGTAGATGATTTCATTTTCGGAGGTATGGAGAACACTTCTACTACCCTATTAACAGATCGTTGTTTGTTGGATGAAAGGGCGGCTTTGGATAACGATCGCACCGAAAGCCTTGTGGCTCATGAGTTAGCCCATCAATGGTTCGGGGATTTGGTGGTAATCAAACATTGGAGTCATGCCTGGATAAAGGAGGGGGCGGCTTCCTATGCGGAGGTATTATGGACAGAGCATGAATATGGGGATGATGATGCCCGTTATTATCTTTTGGGGGAGGCAAGGAGTTATTTACAGGAAGATTCTTCCCGTTATCGTCGCCCTATTGTAACAAATGTGTACCGGGAGGCGATCGAATTATATGATCGTCATTTGTACGAGAAAGGTGCTTGTGTATATCACATGATACGCTCGATTTTGGGGGATGAATTGTTTGACAAGGCGATTCATACTTTTATCAATGATAATGCCCATAAAACGGTGGAAACCGTTGATCTTTTACGTGCCATTGAAAAGTCCACGGGCTATAATTTGGGTTCTCTTTTTGATCAATATGTTTTCAGGGGTGGACATCCTGATTTTAAGGTGAGTTACAGTTGGGATAATGATTCTAATTTGGCTTGTGTGACGGTGAAACAAACCCAAGCAAAGGAGGAAAGTGGTAAATATATCGATTTATTTGAGTTAAAAATTCCCCTTGCTTTTGGTTATTATTCCGCTCAAAATGGTGTTAGTTTAAAACAGTTTTCTCTTAAACTTAATCAACCTGAACAGTCTTTTTATTTTCCTGTAGCTGAAAAGCCTGATTTTATTAGCTTTGATGTTAATAATAACTACCTAAAAACTGTTAAATTAGATTATGGTTTTAGTGAATTAAAGGCACAGTTAAAATATGATCCAGACCCTATTTCTCGGATCTATAGTGCGATCGCCATTGGCAAAAAAGCAAATTTAGAAGCGGTAAAAACCCTCAAAGAAGCCTTTTTAAGTGAATCTTTTTGGGGTGTAAAAGTAGAAATTGCCAAACAATTAGGCAAAATAAAATTAGATCAAGCCGTTGATACCCTCGTAGAATTTTTGGGCGAAGAAAATCACCGTGTCAGAAGAGCAGTTGTTGAAGCCCTCGGTAAACATAAAACCGAAACCAGTTATCAGGCCCTCAAACAAGTTGCGATCGCCTCTGACCCCAGTTATTATGTAGAAGCCTCCGCAATCAACGCTCTCGGCTCCTTGGTCACGGGTAGCCTAGCGGATAAAGAAAATGAGGTAATCGAGCTTTTCGGTCAAATACTCAAGGAAAGAGAAGGCTTAAACGAAATAATTAGATCAGGAGCCATCAACGGACTAAGTAAACTCAAAACTTCCCCCGCCGCCGCCGACTTAATAGCCCAATATACCGAACTCGGCACCCCCCAACCCCTGCGATTAACCGCCATTCGTTGTTTGGGTGCCGTTGCCAAAGGACAAAAAGCCGATAAACTCACCGCCATCCTCGAACAATTTGAAGACATCCTCAAAGACACCTTTTTCCTTACCCAAATGGCAATCATTAGCGGATTATCACAGATAGAAGACAATCAAGCCATCAACCTCCTCTCCACCCTCGCCGAAAGTACCCCCGACGGCAGAGTAAAAAGAAGGGCAGAGGAAGCCATCAATCAAGTGAGAGAAAAATTAGGCAAAGACAAAAATATCGAAGACTTACGCCAAGCCGTCGATAAACTCAAAGAAGAAAATCAAGAGTTAAAAAGCCGTCTAGCCAAACTCGAAGCCAAATAAATCAGTAGGGTGGGCATTGCCCACCTAAAATATTTTCCTCCTTATTGTCTTTTCCCATTAAGAAAGGTTGTCTTACTTCCTTGATATACTATAAAAAGTAATTATTACTAATGGATAGAAAATGTTAGCTAAATTAACCAGTAAAAATCAGTTAACTCTACCAAAACGCATCACTAATCAGATTGGGGCAGTAGAATATTTTGATATAAAAGTAGAAAATGGGCAAATCATCTTAACCCCGGTAAAAATTCAACGAACAGATGAGGTAAGGGCAAAATTAGCACAGTTAGATATAACCGAGGAAGATATTGCCAATGCAATCTCTTGGGCAAGAAAAGGGAAAAATGAAGAAGCATAAACCACGAGTGGTTATTGACACTAACTTAATACTTTCTGCCTTAGTATTTGGAGGAAAAGTCGCTCAATTACGCCTTGCTTGGCAAAACCAGCAGTTTATCCCCTTGATTTCTAAAACCACCATTACAGAATTAATTAGAGTTCTCCATTACCCTAAGTTTCAACTAACAAAATCGGAACAAGAAGATTTATTATTAGACTATCTCCCCTATACCGAGACGGTGAAAATGCCTACTAAACTACCAACTATTCCCAAGTGTAGGGATGTTTTTGATGAACCGTTTTTACTTTTAGCCAAGGTAGCTAAAGCCGACTATTTAATAACAGGGGATAAGGATTTATTATTTATTGATGATGAGTTTTTTTGTCCCATTATTACCTTGGAGCAGTTTTGGGATAAACTACAATAAATATAAAAAATCTGCAAAAAAATTAACTATAATTTAGCACACCCTCACATTAATTTAATGCTTATCAATGGTATATGTTAAACGTGTAGAATTATCTCGCTTCAAGTCTTTTGGTGGCAGTAATGCTGTTCCTTTTTTACCCGGTTTTACCGTCATTTCTGGGCCTAATGGTTCAGGAAAATCAAATATCTTAGATGCCCTTTTATTTTGCCTTGGTTTAGCTAGTTCAAAGGGTATGCGTGCTGACAGATTACCCGATTTAATTAATAACAGTCACAAGGGTAATAATAAAACTTTAGAAACCATCGTTTCTGTTACTTTTGATGTGTCTGATTTTGAAGATTTAGATAATTTTGAGCAAGGAAACAGTGATAATAATGAAGAAGAAAACGATAATAATATTGATCTAAAATCTTTAACGGAATTAAAGATAACTCGCCGTTTAAGGGTAACAAAAAAGGGCAGTTATGCCTCTACTTTTTATGTCAATGATCAACCTTGTACCGCCACAGAATTACAAACTCAGTTAAACCGTTTACGCATCTATCCTGAAGGTTATAACGTAGTCTTGCAGGGGGATGTGACTCGCATTATTACCATGAATGCCAAGGAGAGAAGGGAAATCATTGATGAATTGGCAGGGGTGGCAGAATTTGACCGCAAAATTAATCAAACTAAAGTTACCCTTGAGGCGGTAAAAGAAAGGGAAGAAAAATGTCATATTATTACTCAAGAATTGTCTGCCTATGGGGAAAAGTTACAACAGGATTCCCAAAAGGCGGCAAAATATCAGAAATTAAAAGCAAAAATTCAAGAAAAAAAAGAATGGGCTATTGTTATTAATTGGCGTTATCTTCAGGAGCAAGAAAAACAGTTTAATCAACAGATAATTAATATTGAAAATGAGCAAGATAATAAACAAAAAGAATTAACTTTTATAAGAGAACAAAGTGCGATCGCCCTTAATCGTTTAGAAGAACTAAATCAAGAAGTAAAAGCATTAGGAGAAGAAGAACAAATTTCCATCGCCTCCAAACTTGCTACCCAAAAAGCCAAAAAACAACAATTAAATCAAAGACAACAAGAACTAGAAAAACAATCCCAAAACAATCTCAATAATCAAGAAAAAATAATTACTAATCAACAAGAATTAGAACAACAATTAGTTAATATAAATCAGCAAAAAGAAGACCTAGAAAAACAAGAAATACCCACCCAAGAAACCAAAAAAAACGAACTTAAAAAAGTTCTTGAAACATTAAAACAATCCGCCCAAGAAATCGCCGCCCAATCCCAAGCATGGGTAGAACAACAAACCGCCCTCAACCAAGAAATTAACCAAATTCAAAACCAACTAAACCCCCAACTAACCCAAAAAGCCCTATTACAAGCCCGTAGCCAACAACTACAAACCACCATCAAAAACCAAAACCAACAACTAACCCACATAGAAAACCAACTCAATAACCAACCCCATCCCAACTTTGAGCAAGACATCCAAACCCTAGAAACCACTATCCAAAAACTAGCCCAACAACTCAGCAACCTTGAGCAAGAAATAACCCTCAACCAAGAAACAGTCAATCGTTTGTTAATCGAACAACGAGACAAACAAAGACAACTAGATAAACTAGAAGCCACCAAACAAGCCCAAC
The sequence above is a segment of the Cyanobacterium stanieri PCC 7202 genome. Coding sequences within it:
- a CDS encoding protein of unknown function DUF1622 (PFAM: Protein of unknown function (DUF1622)~COGs: COG4828 membrane protein~InterPro IPR012427~KEGG: cyh:Cyan8802_4064 protein of unknown function DUF1622~PFAM: protein of unknown function DUF1622~SPTR: Putative uncharacterized protein), giving the protein MEQIELLEAGLLIFVNLFKLILEAIALLCVVWGLIKTIQLAIRVNRHHRRHKFTKIRLEFGMWLVLALEFQLGADIVATTLNSDFASLGKLVIIAIVRTVLNYFLTKELDHDIQKSRQNELPNIN
- a CDS encoding chaperone protein DnaK (PFAM: Hsp70 protein~TIGRFAM: chaperone protein DnaK~COGs: COG0443 Molecular chaperone~InterPro IPR013126:IPR018181:IPR012725:IPR001023~KEGG: ava:Ava_0378 molecular chaperone DnaK~PFAM: Heat shock protein 70~SPTR: Heat shock protein Hsp70;~TIGRFAM: chaperone protein DnaK), with the translated sequence MGKVIGIDLGTTNSCVAVLEGGKPLIINNQEGSRTTPSIVGFGKGTQRLVGQLAKRQAVTNAENTVYSIKRFIGRRWSDSDHDRTRVTYKCVKGKDDTVDVQIQDKSYTPQEISSMILQKLKTDAETFLGEPVSQAVITVPAYFTDAQRQATKDAGTIAGLEVMRIINEPTAAALAYGLDKQDQDQYVLVFDLGGGTFDVSVLQLGNGIFEVVSTSGNNQLGGDDFDGIIVDWLIEKFKEQEGIDLSTDKMALQRLREAAEKAKIELSNLMETSINLPFITADDNGPKHLELELSRPHLEELIAPLVEEIVPPMQRALADSELSKEQIHRVVLVGGSTRTPAISAKIEEFFGTGIPIDRSINPDEAVALGAAVQGGVLGGEVRNLLLLDVTPLSLGLETLGEVFTKIIERNTTIPTSRTQVFSTAVDGQTSVEVHVLQGERSMVKDNKSLGKFLLTGIPPAPRGVPQIEVSFDIDADGILKVSARDKGTGIEQGIVISNTGSLDAQEIEAMRREAQEFASADRRRVELVEIKKQLDSLLYSYELSLEKNPFLVGDNVQDEINQKKVDIADAIESPDVPVKRIEAMIADLRETIIGLGAKAYESVSQSPEMGAEPSGETMFESLDADDDADPEFKSIEDEILSGLSQISGGDAEFDFDYDQDETITGDYETVD
- a CDS encoding GrpE protein (PFAM: GrpE~COGs: COG0576 Molecular chaperone GrpE (heat shock protein)~InterPro IPR000740~KEGG: syp:SYNPCC7002_A0695 heat shock protein~PFAM: GrpE protein~SPTR: Protein grpE); the encoded protein is MTETNNYMELDQEIKEQESIEENQGADSADSASVNESEVLAEESNEVSSAEVDDNTSSEAQTSPEQEEKESSEDVDDQEDESLKAIALLQEEIANLNQQLEYQKEQTKSIQGQFMRLTADFDNFRRRTAKEKEEQETLVKKRTIGELLAVVDNFERARTQIKPNSDGEMAIHKSYQGVYKTFVESLKKLGVSAMRPEGQPFDPNYQEAMLREPTNEYPEGTVIEQLVRGYLLNDEVLRYAMVKVAAPGEDEPKEATPDNGDN
- a CDS encoding Peptidase M1 membrane alanine aminopeptidase (PFAM: Peptidase family M1; PBS lyase HEAT-like repeat~COGs: COG0308 Aminopeptidase N~InterPro IPR004155:IPR014782~KEGG: cyc:PCC7424_4277 peptidase M1 membrane alanine aminopeptidase~PFAM: Peptidase M1 membrane alanine aminopeptidase ; PBS lyase HEAT domain protein repeat-containing protein~SPTR: HEAT:Peptidase M1, membrane alanine aminopeptidase:PBS lyase HEAT-like repeat), producing the protein MTRSYYFDSETKKSFELPGAKPHYNPDRYGQVQHIFLDLALDITAQKFAGTCNITLTPIRQNIQQLTLDAVDLEIESILIDSVSQPFDYDGEILTINLLQPTTTKDLVISIKYSKEKPQRGLYFIAPDQHYPHKPSQVWTQGEDEDSRYWFPCFDYPGQLATSEIKVKVPADYTAISNGELVAVQEVENSKIYHWLQPQVHPTYLMTLAVGKFAKIEDKWQDIPVDYYVEKGQEKEAQISMGKTPRMIEFFSHKYGYSYPFSKYAQVCVDDFIFGGMENTSTTLLTDRCLLDERAALDNDRTESLVAHELAHQWFGDLVVIKHWSHAWIKEGAASYAEVLWTEHEYGDDDARYYLLGEARSYLQEDSSRYRRPIVTNVYREAIELYDRHLYEKGACVYHMIRSILGDELFDKAIHTFINDNAHKTVETVDLLRAIEKSTGYNLGSLFDQYVFRGGHPDFKVSYSWDNDSNLACVTVKQTQAKEESGKYIDLFELKIPLAFGYYSAQNGVSLKQFSLKLNQPEQSFYFPVAEKPDFISFDVNNNYLKTVKLDYGFSELKAQLKYDPDPISRIYSAIAIGKKANLEAVKTLKEAFLSESFWGVKVEIAKQLGKIKLDQAVDTLVEFLGEENHRVRRAVVEALGKHKTETSYQALKQVAIASDPSYYVEASAINALGSLVTGSLADKENEVIELFGQILKEREGLNEIIRSGAINGLSKLKTSPAAADLIAQYTELGTPQPLRLTAIRCLGAVAKGQKADKLTAILEQFEDILKDTFFLTQMAIISGLSQIEDNQAINLLSTLAESTPDGRVKRRAEEAINQVREKLGKDKNIEDLRQAVDKLKEENQELKSRLAKLEAK
- a CDS encoding hypothetical protein (KEGG: syn:ssl8028 hypothetical protein~SPTR: Ssl7048 protein), which codes for MLAKLTSKNQLTLPKRITNQIGAVEYFDIKVENGQIILTPVKIQRTDEVRAKLAQLDITEEDIANAISWARKGKNEEA
- a CDS encoding hypothetical protein (TIGRFAM: putative toxin-antitoxin system toxin component, PIN family~COGs: COG1569 nucleic acid-binding protein contains PIN domain~InterPro IPR002850~KEGG: syn:sll8027 hypothetical protein~SPTR: Sll8027 protein;~manually curated) produces the protein MKKHKPRVVIDTNLILSALVFGGKVAQLRLAWQNQQFIPLISKTTITELIRVLHYPKFQLTKSEQEDLLLDYLPYTETVKMPTKLPTIPKCRDVFDEPFLLLAKVAKADYLITGDKDLLFIDDEFFCPIITLEQFWDKLQ